A single region of the Leclercia sp. AS011 genome encodes:
- the ftsB gene encoding cell division protein FtsB, which produces MGKLTLLLLALLVWLQYSLWFGKNGLHDYSRVSDDVTAQQATNSKLKARNDQLFAEIDDLNGGQEAIEERARNELSMTKPGETFYRLVPDASKRNQGSVQNTR; this is translated from the coding sequence ATGGGTAAACTTACGCTGCTGTTGCTGGCATTGCTGGTCTGGCTTCAGTATTCACTGTGGTTCGGTAAGAACGGCCTTCACGATTACAGTCGCGTCAGCGATGACGTGACGGCGCAGCAGGCAACAAATAGCAAACTAAAAGCGCGAAACGATCAGCTGTTTGCGGAAATTGACGATCTCAATGGCGGACAAGAGGCCATTGAAGAGCGCGCACGCAACGAACTCAGCATGACTAAGCCGGGCGAAACCTTCTATCGTCTGGTGCCGGATGCGTCTAAACGCAACCAGGGCTCAGTACAAAACACCCGATAA
- a CDS encoding DUF3561 family protein, with product MRNSENYLITGSDRVSTNDETTWSFPGAIVGFASWLMALGIPFLFYGSNTLFFFLYTWPFFLALMPVAIVVGIALHSLLNGKLLYSSFTTVMTVVAMVGLLFLWLMG from the coding sequence ATGCGAAACAGTGAGAACTACCTTATCACCGGGTCGGACAGGGTATCGACAAATGACGAGACGACCTGGTCTTTCCCCGGGGCGATTGTCGGCTTCGCGTCATGGCTGATGGCACTGGGCATCCCTTTCCTGTTTTACGGCAGTAATACCCTGTTCTTTTTCCTCTATACCTGGCCTTTCTTCCTGGCGCTGATGCCCGTTGCCATAGTGGTGGGGATTGCGCTGCACTCTCTGCTCAACGGCAAGCTGCTCTACAGTTCATTCACCACCGTGATGACGGTGGTGGCAATGGTTGGACTGTTATTTTTGTGGCTCATGGGATAA
- the cysN gene encoding sulfate adenylyltransferase subunit CysN, producing MNTTIAQQIADEGGVEAYLHAQQHKSLLRFLTCGSVDDGKSTLIGRLLHDTRQIYEDQLSSLHNDSKRHGTQGEKLDLALLVDGLQAEREQGITIDVAYRYFSTEKRKFIIADTPGHEQYTRNMATGASTCDLAILLIDARKGVLDQTRRHSFISTLLGIKHLVVAVNKMDLVNFSEEKFNEIRESYLTFAEQLPGNLDIRFVPLSALEGDNVASQSVSMPWYSGPTLLEVLETVEIQRSVETQPMRFPVQYVNRPNLDFRGFSGTLASGSVQVGQRVKVLPSGVESTITRIVTFDGDLQEAGAGEAVTLVLKDEIDISRGDLLVDAQETLPAVQSAAIDVVWMAEQPLSPGQSYDIKIAGKKTRARVDGIHYQVDINNLAQHSVTELPLNGIGLVDFTFDEPLVLDQYQQNPVTGGLIIIDRLTNVTVGAGMVREPKAQASVVPSEFSAFELELNALVRKHFPHWGARDLLGGK from the coding sequence ATGAATACCACTATTGCTCAACAGATTGCGGATGAAGGCGGCGTCGAAGCCTACCTGCACGCACAACAGCATAAAAGCCTGCTGCGTTTTCTGACCTGCGGCAGCGTCGATGACGGCAAAAGCACGCTGATTGGCCGTCTGCTGCACGATACCCGTCAGATCTATGAAGATCAGCTCTCTTCCCTGCACAACGACAGCAAACGTCACGGTACCCAGGGCGAGAAGCTCGATCTGGCCCTGCTGGTGGATGGCCTGCAGGCGGAGCGCGAGCAGGGCATCACCATCGACGTGGCCTATCGCTACTTCTCCACCGAGAAGCGCAAATTTATTATCGCCGACACCCCGGGGCACGAGCAGTACACCCGTAATATGGCGACCGGTGCCTCAACCTGCGACCTGGCGATCCTGCTGATCGACGCCCGTAAAGGGGTGCTGGATCAGACCCGTCGCCACAGCTTTATCTCCACGCTGCTGGGGATCAAGCATCTGGTGGTGGCGGTCAACAAGATGGACCTGGTGAACTTCAGCGAAGAGAAGTTTAACGAGATCCGCGAAAGCTACCTGACCTTTGCCGAACAGCTGCCGGGCAACCTCGACATCCGCTTCGTGCCGCTCTCGGCGCTGGAAGGGGATAACGTGGCCTCCCAGAGTGTGAGCATGCCGTGGTACAGCGGCCCGACGCTGCTGGAAGTGTTAGAGACCGTTGAGATCCAGCGCAGCGTCGAAACCCAGCCGATGCGCTTCCCGGTGCAGTACGTGAACCGTCCAAACCTCGATTTCCGCGGCTTCTCCGGCACCCTTGCCTCCGGCAGCGTGCAGGTGGGGCAGCGCGTGAAAGTGCTGCCGTCAGGCGTGGAATCCACAATCACTCGTATCGTCACCTTTGATGGCGATCTGCAGGAAGCCGGGGCAGGCGAAGCCGTTACCCTGGTGCTGAAAGACGAGATCGATATCAGCCGTGGCGACCTGCTGGTGGATGCGCAGGAGACGCTGCCTGCGGTGCAAAGCGCCGCCATTGATGTGGTGTGGATGGCCGAGCAGCCGCTGTCTCCGGGCCAGAGCTATGACATCAAGATTGCCGGTAAGAAAACCCGCGCCCGCGTGGACGGCATTCACTATCAGGTGGATATCAACAATCTGGCGCAGCACAGCGTCACTGAGCTGCCGCTGAACGGCATCGGGCTGGTGGATTTCACCTTCGACGAACCGCTGGTGCTGGATCAATATCAGCAGAACCCGGTGACCGGCGGCCTGATCATTATCGATCGCCTGACCAACGTCACCGTGGGTGCCGGGATGGTGCGCGAGCCTAAAGCGCAGGCAAGCGTGGTGCCGTCGGAATTCAGCGCCTTTGAGCTGGAGCTGAACGCGCTGGTACGCAAACACTTCCCGCACTGGGGCGCACGCGATCTGCTGGGAGGCAAGTAA
- the cysC gene encoding adenylyl-sulfate kinase, translating to MAQHDENVVWHPHPVTVADREQLHGHRGVVLWFTGLSGSGKSTVAGALEEALHKAGVSTYLLDGDNVRHGLCSDLGFSDADRKENIRRVGEVASLMADAGLVVLTAFISPHRAERQFVRERVGQNRFIEVFVDTPLAICEQRDPKGLYKKARAGELKNFTGIDAVYETPDAPDIHLEGQQLVTNLVSQLLDLLRQGDIIRS from the coding sequence ATGGCGCAGCATGATGAGAACGTCGTCTGGCATCCTCATCCGGTTACTGTCGCCGATCGCGAACAACTCCACGGTCATCGTGGGGTTGTGCTGTGGTTTACCGGGCTCTCGGGCTCCGGTAAATCCACCGTCGCGGGCGCGCTGGAAGAGGCGCTGCATAAAGCGGGCGTCAGCACCTATCTGCTGGATGGCGACAACGTGCGCCACGGGCTGTGCAGCGATCTCGGCTTTAGCGATGCGGATCGCAAAGAGAACATCCGTCGGGTGGGCGAAGTGGCCAGCCTGATGGCCGATGCCGGGCTGGTGGTATTAACGGCGTTTATTTCGCCGCACCGTGCCGAGCGGCAGTTCGTGCGCGAGCGCGTCGGTCAGAACCGCTTTATCGAAGTCTTCGTCGATACCCCGCTGGCGATCTGCGAGCAACGCGATCCGAAGGGGCTGTATAAAAAAGCCCGCGCGGGTGAACTGAAAAATTTCACCGGTATTGACGCAGTTTATGAAACCCCCGATGCGCCCGACATCCATCTGGAAGGTCAACAATTGGTAACAAATTTAGTGAGCCAATTATTAGACCTGCTCAGACAGGGCGATATTATCAGATCCTGA